One window of Cydia pomonella isolate Wapato2018A chromosome 5, ilCydPomo1, whole genome shotgun sequence genomic DNA carries:
- the LOC133518394 gene encoding uncharacterized protein LOC133518394: MACIGSLTVFDHNSQEWKIFLGRLQQYIILNSVEDAKKAPLLLTHLSDETYRLATDLVHPMKVEEVAFDALVEVLNKHFSPKRCTFADREKFSEARRTTGESVEGWAARVRGLAVHCEFGSALDMLLVNRFVLGMNVGRERDRLFEQDATTLSFAKALEVAQQAASARHARATATESTAAALVKEEPVYRVSGTKPATDRGREVRKCTVCGMKNHDAEQCKYKGYKCQKCGLVGHLKKVCKGKLSRINNIVQQNTDTSDEASCCVECQNYRLRFQD; encoded by the exons ATGGCTTGTATCGGAAGTCTTACAGTTTTTGACCATAATTCTCAAGAGTGGAAGATATTTCTTGGAAGGCTGCAGcagtatattattttaaattcagtTGAGGATGCCAAGAAGGCCCCGTTATTACTCACTCATCTATCGGATGAGACTTACCGTCTGGCTACGGATCTCGTGCATCCGATGAAAGTAGAGGAGGTTGCGTTTGACGCTTTAGTCGAAGTGCTGAACAAGCATTTTTCGCCGAAAAGGTGTACCTTCGCCGACAGGGAGAAGTTTTCCGAGGCGAGAAGGACAACGGGAGAAAGTGTCGAGGGATGGGCGGCGCGAGTGCGCGGACTAGCCGTGCACTGCGAGTTCGGCAGTGCATTGGACATGCTCCTAGTCAATCGTTTTGTGCTAGGCATGAACGTAGGCCGCGAACGTGATCGCTTATTCGAGCAGGACGCTACCACGCTTTCGTTTGCGAAGGCTTTGGAAGTAGCACAGCAGGCGGCGAGTGCGCGCCATGCCCGAGCGACCGCCACGGAGTCAACGGCGGCGGCGCTCGTGAAGGAGGAACCGGTGTACCGGGTGAGCGGGACAAAGCCCGCCACCGACCGCGGACGAGAGGTTCGCAAGTGCACCGTGTGCGGCATGAAAAATCATGATGCGGAGCAGTGCAAGTATAAAGGTTACAAATGTCAAAAGTGCGGTTTAGTTGGACATTTGAAAAAAGTGTGTAAGGGCAAGTTGTCGCGAATCAATAATATAGTGCAGCAAAATACTGACACTTCGGATGAGGCATCGTGCTGTGTGGAGTGCCAAAACTATAGATTAAG GTTTCAAGATTAG